The DNA window GTTTCCAGGGGTGGCTTGGAGTTTGAGTCCATGTGGTGGGGCACATTCCACACTGGTTGTGTTTGATTCCATCTTCTTGTCTGGCAGAGATTCTGTGGAGTGAGTTCCCTCTCTCCAACTGTCcctttttgcttctttttcacTGCTTTTATGCCCTTTTCCTCCATGATGTTGGACTCCATTTTCCTCTTTTGcatgttctttattttctttttgatgtaGATAAGTCtccttttcccagaatgccattCCCTTTCCTTTTTCCGATTCCTCCATTTTCATTGACAGCGACTTTTTGTCTTCTTCCAGGGCTTTGTTCATTCCTCCTAAAATCTGGGCAACTTCCAGGTCCTCTTCTGTTTCTGCTGACATGTCTTCCTGCTCTAGACCAAAGTCTTTTGTTTTCACTGATACCTTTTCTCTTACTTTCTCAAGTTCCTCTTCTTTGCTTATTGGCAACTCTTCTTGGCCATAAAAATCTTCATTTTCTTCATCATAGAAGTCTTCTTCGTTTTCCATTGATATATCCTCATCATCGTAAAGATCTTCATCATAGTCTATTAGCATCTCCTCTTCTTCAGAAAGATCCTCTCTATTTTCTGCTGTAGTTTCATCTCCACAGATATCTCCCCTTTCTACCAATACATCTTCTTTGCATTTTCCAGTAAGGTCTTTGGTCTCCTCCACTGTTACATCTTCTTCATTGTCATGGAAACTGTCGACATTTTCCATTGATGCCTCCTTCTCAACTTCATACAGACTTTCTACATTTTCCTTTGACTCGTCTTCTTCTTTGTTTACCCTACCCCTGCattcctctccatctctgcctttgacattttcccccttttcgctgtctgtgtgtataaagGTCATGCTGCTCCTGAACGATTCGTGTATGCTGCTGTCAATCCCAGTGTCCATTGTTGAAGAGGCAGAGCTGTTGTCGAATTCATCTGGTGAGATTCCACTGGCTGGCTCGAGCCTCGGAGATTGTTGTCTGACTGCCATGTCTGTTgcctctgtccgtctgtctgtcccttcTGAGTTTGGTGCCAAGTCAGGAGCCCCCGCAAGAGAGTTCCCTCCACTTATGCCCTGGTGACCTCTGACACGTTCAGTCGCGTGACCCGCACCCTCATCCATTATCACCTCTGTGCCGGGGTCCCTGGTTTCCTGTGGGGGATGGGAGCGGTTGAGTGGGTTCCTGTCTTGGTCATTGACAGACTCTTTGTGTCTAAGTGtacttgtgtctgtttttagcAGGTCGCCAGATACTGATTCTAGACTGGCGTCGCTACTCTCCAAGTACGAGTCGAAGGGAAACCTCTGCCAAACGTCGGAGGTCTCTGTCCAAAATTTGTGATGCGCCACACTACCCGCCTCGTGCTCACTGTCCCTTTCGGCGGGTGTCCGGTCACTTCCTAAGCCCTCTTTAATGACCGGCCAATTCTCTGTTTCCTTTTCAGAATCACACAGGTCAGCGACATGCTCTTGCGTGGGTTCCCGTGTGCTTACACTGCCCTCACTAGTTGGCGGGCTTTCGGCATTTGAGCAAACCGTGGGAGGACCATTGCATGATCCCGACCACACAGCAACGTCTTCTTCAAGATAAGCCGCGGAGTCAAAGGCAGCTCTTTGAGGGACCCCTTCCTCTTGTGCCGTCGTGAGGCTTGGTGACCGGGTGTCCCCAAAATCGACAAAAGTATTCCATGATTCCCAGCTGCCTAGAGTAGAGGTCCTCACCTCGCGGGGATACGAAGCTGCATCCCCGTCTTGGGAGTTTATAGACGCCGTGTCTGAACTTTCTCTACTCCAGCCCTCAAATCCTTCTGGAAGAAACGATAGCTCGTCGTCTCTGTCCGGCTTTAGCGACGTTGGCGGGGTCAGGTCATGCTCCTGCGCCTCCTCTGTGCCGTTTGTCTGACTTGCGTTGGGCATGCCGGGCAAGTCGGAGGTGGTTGCCCAGTGAGGAGGTGCGCTGACATCCAACGGCACCTCCGCACGGCTGCTCTCCTCGCCCTGGGCGGAGCCgccaccctcctcctcttccgcCTCGTTCTGGTACAAGGGGTTTCTCATCCGTGCCAAACGCGCTGCTCTCCGTCTGCTCCTCCAAGAGTAGTCACGGTTACTGtccacctgtcaatcaacaaatgggtgtgggggggtggggggggggggagcagagaagaagagaagagagagaatgtattttaattttgcaatTTACCAGTGCAGTGTGGGTGAATCATGTTggattgaaatgcattttacaatCTGGGTACATTTTGGATGTACTTCATTAAGATGGAAAACATGTGGGTACATGCATGAGATATAAATtcatatatgtaaaaaaaaaatgttgagaaaAACTTTATTGAGTGAAACTATTTTCATTCCACAGTCAAGCCCTTAGGTAGCTTGGGTGACTCAAATGTTATTTTCCTTAAGGTGCCCCATCTTGTCAGACATGAAGAATATATGGCATTTTTAACTCTACTTGTTGTTTTGCATGATTATATCTGTACAGTCAAGACTTGAATAATGTATGGATAAATGAACCTTTTGAATGTACCTGTATCACTACATAAAGTGCAATGCTCTATCTGAAAGCAAGTAAAACTCTTTATTCCATAAATCCTGAAGTTTTCTAACTGGAAAACGATTtataacagacagacagtataAATGAACATGTATCTTTATCATTACTtgcacagtatttttattttgcaaacaaaGACCAGAGACCAGTTTGAAAGTATATTCACAGCTACTAACTGAGCTTTTATTGTAACATTCTATCCTTTGAAGTAGTTGGcagttcataataataatactataccCTTTATAAGTAACTATAAGTAATTTACAGGTTGCAGAACGGTAAGAAATGCCACAGAAGATTAAGCAGACTGCATAGGGCAGTGCATCCCCTGCCTGTGCACCCCCTTCCAATGCAATGGGATGGACTTACGATCGCGATGATTGCAGGCGGTcaaaattggggagaaaagaCGCAAGAAAGTAAAGAGAAAAGGGGCAATAAAAAAGGCTGATATAAAATCATTGCAGTACTGAAGGAATTGACGCACATTTGAAAATGGCTTAATgataactgaaaaaatatgagagatagagagggagagagcttgTTCTTTTAAGGcaagctctctccctctctatctctcatattttttcagttatcATTAAGCCATTTTCAAATGTGCCTTGGAATGACACTGTCCAAGAGCtgctgaaaaaataagaaattgcaAATCGCCCATTTGCAAAATGGTCTCGAAATTATTGAAAATGGGCCAATTTCCCTCCCTGTGCTATCACAGGTAGTAACAGCTTGAGCAGAGACCGTGTCCTAGATGGAACCAGCACTTTGGCTCTTGCTGTGTGCAAGACAAGTGTACGCTCATCAGACAAAAAAATGGCAGTTTGCTTTCTGGGTTTTAATCTTTCTCCTTGCTGTTAGGTCATCGTTAATGGTCTAAAGTTGCTAATTTATGTGTTTGGattatactttatttttaaattgcacaaTTCAGTAACACTTTCCCTTTCAAAACCAGACTCAACAGTTGGATTTTAGAGAAATGTCAAAAATCCACCTTTCTGCAGGTTTGTGGCCTGTTAGCATTTAGAACAGTTCTGGCGCAGGATGTCTTGCTGGTAAGGTTAGCTTTATTAACCATTACACTGCATACCACTAGTCTTACTCATTCAGTGACCGTGTTA is part of the Anguilla anguilla isolate fAngAng1 chromosome 7, fAngAng1.pri, whole genome shotgun sequence genome and encodes:
- the LOC118231098 gene encoding uncharacterized protein LOC118231098 — its product is MESAGNPGNPGPSGFLVIPNGSSCDECEYELEGRIKPKSSPLPRRRGSESSDDSEPEPPPARPRKVSFADAFGLSLVSVKEFDHRDVSSPAGLEALEGVARDVEEYFLSSLFSVPSSPEELLGKLREQKCELECVELLPGTTSLRGTVRVLNLSFDKMVYVRITLDGWATHFDLLAEFVPGSSDGETDRFMFKITLVPPFQKEGARVEFCLRYEIPGGTFWANNNGMNYVLFCHKRGGRDSKDNQQEDLKYKNKKSCLKALSKDSSTERTLIMLPQETTDLPVQKQEVVADVETPAPRSEGLSEDGRQKAMVDSNRDYSWRSRRRAARLARMRNPLYQNEAEEEEGGGSAQGEESSRAEVPLDVSAPPHWATTSDLPGMPNASQTNGTEEAQEHDLTPPTSLKPDRDDELSFLPEGFEGWSRESSDTASINSQDGDAASYPREVRTSTLGSWESWNTFVDFGDTRSPSLTTAQEEGVPQRAAFDSAAYLEEDVAVWSGSCNGPPTVCSNAESPPTSEGSVSTREPTQEHVADLCDSEKETENWPVIKEGLGSDRTPAERDSEHEAGSVAHHKFWTETSDVWQRFPFDSYLESSDASLESVSGDLLKTDTSTLRHKESVNDQDRNPLNRSHPPQETRDPGTEVIMDEGAGHATERVRGHQGISGGNSLAGAPDLAPNSEGTDRRTEATDMAVRQQSPRLEPASGISPDEFDNSSASSTMDTGIDSSIHESFRSSMTFIHTDSEKGENVKGRDGEECRGRVNKEEDESKENVESLYEVEKEASMENVDSFHDNEEDVTVEETKDLTGKCKEDVLVERGDICGDETTAENREDLSEEEEMLIDYDEDLYDDEDISMENEEDFYDEENEDFYGQEELPISKEEELEKVREKVSVKTKDFGLEQEDMSAETEEDLEVAQILGGMNKALEEDKKSLSMKMEESEKGKGMAFWEKETYLHQKENKEHAKEENGVQHHGGKGHKSSEKEAKRDSWREGTHSTESLPDKKMESNTTSVECAPPHGLKLQATPGNSWNMPRNDNTSPSVSSLRIRPTFLPSPNKPKEYGEAREVASSPQADLDPVEEPGYHATVHLPPVEKVENVARNYLSCWWDLLACNVSRVFLYALLCLIFLVIAFHYDFLACFAFYLITVYWFCFHGENGIEQARGH